A single window of Leptospira wolffii serovar Khorat str. Khorat-H2 DNA harbors:
- the gpmI gene encoding 2,3-bisphosphoglycerate-independent phosphoglycerate mutase encodes MNLKKQSPFSPRKVLFVILDGVGYTPKGPEFGNAIAGAKLPFLNRLWKESPTVYLKAHGTAVGMPSDEDMGNSEVGHNVLGCGRIFDQGAKLVSNSIADGSLFEGKAWKEIVGNVKEKNSVLHLIGLFSDGNVHAHIDHTKALIEGAIRENVSKIRLHILLDGRDVPEKSALDYLIPFEEWLSSLRSKGTDIRIASGGGRMTITMDRYEADWSMVDRGWKIHVKGEGRFFPDAKTAIETFRKEDPAVIDQYLPSFVIAENGNPVGRISDGDSVVFTNFRGDRAIEISMAFTQSDFDKFDRGKLPAVCYAGMMQYDGDLQLPARFLVSPPAIDRTLGEYMAKSGVSQYALSETQKYGHVTFFWNGNRSGKFDSTSEDYKEIPSDVIPFDQTPEMKAEAITKELERVLAENKHDFYRINFPNGDMVGHTGNYAATVKAMEFLDGCMSRLAEACKKSNVVLLVSADHGNADEMYQLDKKGNVQTDKSGRPVPKTSHTLNPVPFSILDPEGKLSLKKDLQESGLANVAATILDIMGYETPEEYHPSLLIKP; translated from the coding sequence ATGAACCTTAAGAAACAGTCTCCCTTCTCTCCTAGAAAAGTCCTATTCGTGATTTTGGACGGCGTTGGTTATACCCCTAAGGGTCCCGAATTCGGAAACGCGATCGCCGGAGCAAAGCTACCGTTTTTGAATCGGCTTTGGAAGGAATCGCCCACGGTTTATCTTAAAGCGCACGGAACCGCGGTGGGTATGCCTTCCGACGAGGATATGGGGAACTCCGAAGTAGGTCATAATGTACTTGGCTGCGGAAGGATATTCGATCAGGGGGCGAAGCTAGTTAGCAATTCCATCGCCGACGGATCGTTATTCGAAGGTAAGGCTTGGAAGGAGATCGTCGGAAACGTAAAGGAAAAAAACTCCGTCCTACATTTGATCGGATTATTTTCGGACGGCAATGTTCATGCACATATCGATCATACTAAGGCATTAATAGAAGGCGCCATCCGAGAGAACGTTTCTAAGATCCGACTGCATATTCTTCTAGATGGAAGAGACGTGCCGGAAAAATCCGCTTTGGATTATCTGATTCCTTTCGAAGAATGGCTCTCCTCTTTACGCTCGAAGGGCACGGACATCCGGATCGCTTCCGGAGGCGGAAGAATGACGATTACCATGGATCGCTACGAGGCGGATTGGTCCATGGTGGATAGAGGCTGGAAGATTCACGTAAAGGGAGAAGGTAGATTCTTCCCGGATGCAAAGACGGCTATAGAGACTTTCAGAAAAGAAGATCCGGCGGTGATCGACCAATACCTTCCTTCTTTCGTGATTGCGGAGAACGGAAATCCTGTAGGAAGAATTTCCGACGGAGACTCGGTGGTATTCACTAATTTTAGGGGAGATAGGGCCATCGAGATTTCCATGGCTTTTACCCAATCCGATTTCGATAAATTCGATCGCGGAAAATTGCCCGCGGTATGTTACGCGGGAATGATGCAATACGACGGGGATCTTCAATTGCCTGCCCGTTTTTTGGTAAGCCCTCCCGCGATCGATCGCACTTTGGGAGAATATATGGCTAAGTCCGGAGTTTCCCAATACGCGCTCTCCGAGACTCAGAAATACGGGCACGTCACATTCTTCTGGAACGGGAACCGCTCCGGAAAATTCGATTCCACTAGTGAAGATTATAAGGAAATCCCGTCAGACGTCATCCCGTTCGATCAGACACCCGAAATGAAAGCGGAAGCGATCACAAAGGAATTGGAAAGAGTTCTCGCGGAGAATAAGCACGACTTTTATAGGATTAATTTTCCGAACGGAGATATGGTGGGTCATACCGGAAATTACGCCGCTACGGTCAAGGCGATGGAATTCCTGGACGGATGTATGAGTCGATTGGCTGAAGCTTGCAAAAAAAGTAATGTAGTTTTGTTGGTGAGCGCCGATCACGGTAATGCGGACGAAATGTATCAATTAGACAAGAAAGGGAACGTTCAAACGGATAAATCCGGTCGTCCGGTGCCTAAGACTTCCCATACTTTGAATCCGGTTCCTTTCAGTATTTTGGATCCGGAAGGCAAGTTGAGCCTTAAAAAGGATCTACAGGAGTCCGGGCTGGCCAACGTAGCCGCCACGATTCTGGATATAATGGGATACGAGACTCCGGAAGAATACCATCCGAGTCTTTTAATCAAGCCCTAA
- a CDS encoding DUF1566 domain-containing protein, with the protein MKLRYLLSILLFWACCTPVNVNNPGIPYSKAWWETNLLRCVLGELEACVPGPRIIGSFSTAYVSGNSGAVTGSTLNWSSDSDGSYSVLAGSTSCSDGTSLYSGTITAFAANTSNISASSLSVGANYIRVCVTDSEDDTGSAIFRIDRDDTAPSVATSPSEGSYNSAQSVSLTCTDNAVGCDKIAFVTDTSTPDIDGPTGTINVGTQYSTPINVSANTTTDFKFQARDKAGNVSTVSSASIVVDTVAPSVYSTNPSNSATGISPSPGAITLNFGEPMDTGTTMSMTTEVNNGTGWVTIPNSGTVYDWQDSQTLVITVSWIYFPENSQIRWTIPNTALRDLAGNTMSQQGTFTTGSRTTSAGSQTYTGPTAHGTYTSDIVTSDSSTGLNWKTCWEGKTASDCSGSALLNYTWENALNACAYLNTLHGSSIGYYARQNWRLPNITELYSLKEGSSAPYINSTAFPNPITYATWTSTPSVIHTPNEAWGQTVVFAYGTIGEYDKTFGYEVLCVSD; encoded by the coding sequence GTGAAGTTGCGCTATCTTTTATCCATACTTTTATTTTGGGCCTGTTGCACTCCCGTCAATGTCAACAATCCCGGGATTCCCTATTCTAAAGCCTGGTGGGAAACGAATCTATTACGTTGCGTCCTGGGAGAATTAGAAGCCTGCGTTCCCGGCCCCAGAATTATCGGAAGTTTTAGCACTGCGTATGTGAGTGGTAATTCAGGAGCGGTTACGGGTTCCACTTTAAATTGGAGCTCAGATAGTGACGGGTCCTATTCCGTTTTAGCAGGATCCACCAGTTGTTCCGATGGAACATCCTTATATTCAGGCACGATCACGGCATTTGCGGCAAACACATCCAATATTTCCGCATCTTCCCTATCGGTAGGCGCGAATTATATCCGCGTTTGCGTGACGGATTCGGAAGATGATACCGGATCCGCTATTTTCAGAATCGATAGGGATGATACAGCGCCCAGCGTAGCTACATCTCCGAGCGAAGGCTCGTATAATTCGGCTCAAAGCGTTTCTTTGACCTGTACGGACAACGCGGTAGGTTGCGATAAAATCGCGTTCGTCACGGACACTTCTACTCCGGATATAGACGGTCCCACAGGAACGATCAATGTAGGAACCCAATATTCCACTCCGATCAACGTATCGGCAAATACCACCACGGACTTCAAATTCCAAGCCAGAGACAAAGCGGGAAACGTATCCACCGTATCGAGCGCGAGTATCGTCGTGGATACCGTGGCGCCTTCCGTTTACTCTACGAATCCAAGTAACAGCGCCACGGGAATTTCCCCTTCTCCCGGAGCGATCACTCTGAACTTCGGGGAACCAATGGACACCGGAACCACAATGTCCATGACTACGGAGGTCAATAACGGAACAGGCTGGGTCACGATTCCGAATTCGGGAACCGTCTACGATTGGCAGGATTCTCAGACCTTAGTCATCACGGTAAGTTGGATTTATTTTCCCGAAAATTCCCAGATTCGATGGACGATCCCGAATACCGCGTTACGCGATTTAGCGGGAAATACGATGAGCCAACAAGGAACTTTTACTACCGGAAGTCGCACAACCTCGGCGGGAAGCCAAACTTATACCGGTCCGACCGCTCATGGAACTTATACTTCCGATATAGTGACCTCGGATTCTTCCACCGGATTAAATTGGAAAACCTGCTGGGAAGGAAAAACGGCTTCCGATTGCTCCGGAAGCGCCTTACTCAATTATACTTGGGAAAATGCACTGAATGCCTGCGCCTATCTAAATACCTTACATGGCTCCAGCATAGGCTACTATGCGCGCCAGAATTGGAGACTCCCGAATATTACGGAATTGTATTCTTTAAAAGAAGGAAGCTCGGCTCCGTATATTAATTCGACCGCCTTTCCGAATCCTATCACATACGCGACTTGGACTTCGACTCCGTCCGTAATTCACACTCCGAACGAAGCCTGGGGCCAAACGGTGGTATTCGCCTACGGAACCATAGGAGAATACGATAAGACTTTCGGATACGAAGTCTTATGCGTAAGCGATTGA
- a CDS encoding TetR/AcrR family transcriptional regulator, translating to MFNETFRTCIQDFEKFLDEGLLKETSHRERFFTFWKGLRFFSQREFDQFTMIERNLSSSLLDEESLMEADKLRTKINNYFSYSTEKDDLYFIYPCIILGSFSGILRLYVGERSLNDSVLEKSAEMLWDGFSKISAPNPTQRKKDKQPKRH from the coding sequence ATGTTTAACGAAACATTTCGTACATGTATCCAAGATTTCGAAAAATTCTTGGACGAAGGCCTACTGAAAGAAACTTCTCATAGAGAACGATTCTTTACCTTCTGGAAAGGTTTACGTTTCTTTTCTCAGAGAGAATTCGATCAATTCACCATGATCGAACGCAACCTCTCCTCAAGCCTCTTGGACGAAGAGAGTCTTATGGAAGCGGATAAACTTCGAACCAAGATCAATAATTACTTCTCCTATTCGACAGAAAAGGACGACTTGTATTTCATTTATCCCTGTATCATCTTAGGTTCCTTTTCCGGGATCCTAAGATTGTATGTGGGAGAAAGAAGTCTGAACGATTCGGTGCTAGAAAAATCCGCAGAAATGCTCTGGGACGGTTTTTCTAAGATCTCGGCTCCGAATCCTACCCAGAGAAAAAAAGATAAACAGCCCAAAAGGCATTAA
- a CDS encoding TetR/AcrR family transcriptional regulator: MAVVRDPEDKKERILSSALRLFTRQGFEGTPIPDLAKDAGIGAGTIYRYYKSKEELVNELFRFWKNKLRETLAEGFPEKAKAKERFLHLWKALAGFYDRYPDAFEFLELHYHSPYLDQESKNATARTMEFICMFLEQSRSKGEIRSDLGSMELVSLCYGGFVGMVKMSQGGYIKLTPETVHAAASTLWKALEK, from the coding sequence ATGGCCGTAGTCAGAGATCCGGAAGACAAAAAAGAAAGAATTCTCAGCTCTGCATTGAGATTATTCACTCGGCAGGGATTTGAAGGAACGCCCATTCCGGATCTAGCCAAAGACGCGGGAATAGGTGCCGGAACCATCTACAGATACTATAAAAGCAAAGAAGAACTCGTAAACGAACTCTTCCGCTTCTGGAAAAATAAACTGAGAGAGACCTTGGCGGAAGGTTTTCCGGAAAAAGCTAAGGCAAAGGAACGCTTCCTTCACCTCTGGAAGGCGCTAGCCGGTTTCTACGATCGCTATCCAGATGCTTTCGAATTTTTGGAGCTACATTATCATTCTCCCTATCTCGATCAGGAAAGTAAGAATGCTACGGCTAGAACCATGGAATTCATCTGCATGTTTTTAGAGCAGTCCCGATCCAAAGGAGAGATCCGTTCCGATCTCGGCTCCATGGAACTCGTCTCCTTATGCTACGGAGGGTTCGTAGGAATGGTAAAAATGTCCCAAGGGGGATATATAAAACTCACTCCAGAAACCGTTCATGCAGCCGCCTCAACATTATGGAAGGCCCTAGAAAAATAA
- the murB gene encoding UDP-N-acetylmuramate dehydrogenase — translation MSVFSDPDFFLAAKFAHGNLNKVNPLSDTQIREAKEAFSESGLPFRENSDLSVHCSFKIGGICPILIEPENTEQILEALSIFKKLDLPWKILGGGTNVLISDHPDDLIVFKLSGEFKEYRDLGDGLFQIGAATNTTPTFRQISQKGYTGAEFLSTIPGWTGGAVIQNAGCYGGELFDLIQEVEFLRDGQIHKLPPSEIKHGYRFTEFLQKKDSIILSVTIRLKTGDPDEIEASLKEKRDKRNSSQPQNKKSAGSMFKNPKIYDQEGKERKAWQFIDSAGLRGLQIGGAQISPEHCNFIVNTGGAKASDVNSLVSIVQEKVRKETGVSLEREVEYFGTVP, via the coding sequence ATGAGCGTTTTTTCCGATCCCGACTTTTTTCTTGCCGCTAAATTTGCTCACGGGAACCTGAATAAAGTGAATCCTCTTTCCGACACTCAGATCCGAGAAGCGAAGGAAGCCTTTTCCGAAAGCGGCCTCCCCTTCCGAGAAAACTCGGACTTAAGCGTGCATTGCTCTTTTAAAATCGGCGGAATCTGTCCCATTCTAATCGAACCGGAAAACACGGAACAAATCTTGGAGGCTCTTTCGATTTTCAAGAAATTGGACCTGCCTTGGAAAATCTTGGGTGGAGGAACCAACGTACTCATTTCGGATCATCCCGACGATTTAATCGTATTCAAGCTTTCCGGAGAATTTAAGGAATACCGGGATTTAGGAGACGGGCTCTTTCAGATCGGAGCGGCAACGAATACCACTCCCACCTTCCGACAAATTTCCCAGAAAGGATATACGGGAGCCGAATTCTTAAGTACGATCCCTGGATGGACCGGAGGCGCGGTTATCCAAAATGCGGGCTGCTATGGGGGAGAACTTTTCGATCTCATCCAGGAAGTGGAATTTCTGAGAGACGGACAGATTCACAAACTTCCCCCTTCGGAAATCAAGCACGGTTATAGGTTCACCGAGTTCCTACAAAAAAAGGATTCTATCATTCTTTCCGTTACCATACGACTAAAGACGGGAGATCCGGACGAGATCGAGGCGTCTCTAAAGGAAAAAAGGGATAAACGCAATTCCTCCCAACCTCAAAATAAGAAAAGCGCCGGATCCATGTTTAAGAACCCGAAAATCTACGACCAGGAAGGCAAGGAAAGGAAGGCCTGGCAGTTTATAGATTCCGCGGGCTTAAGAGGATTACAAATCGGAGGCGCTCAGATTTCTCCGGAGCATTGCAATTTTATCGTGAATACGGGTGGAGCGAAAGCCTCCGACGTAAATAGTCTCGTTTCTATTGTCCAAGAAAAAGTCAGAAAAGAGACCGGGGTATCTCTCGAAAGAGAAGTAGAATATTTCGGAACCGTACCTTAA
- the hflX gene encoding GTPase HflX produces the protein MSKLSGNLSGLKSNQIQRLKKLSERRIRENVIVTPEVSRTLTELSLEISRQIGIMIDRNGYVTHVIVGSDSSIDIPWLDRIRTSEARLRGIRLVHSHLKDESLNQEDLTDLALLRLDYITAVTVDDKGLPKAYYSAHVNPEDEEGEPWTILPKRNPGQLSEGILEEIQEIEGRMARYRRNLKGAQKENRAFLVGVYPEQIRGRQPSQSIAELKELCRSAGVHVVDSFIQRKNRLDPATVLGKGKLEEIVLKAIQKQVEVLVFDLELSPSQAKKISDYADLKVIDRTQLILDIFARNAKSRDGKLQVELAQLKYLKGRLSELDDNMSRLTGGIGGRGPGETKLEIGKRRVEERISRLEQELKSLKKRREVARRRRKKNEIPVCGIVGYTNAGKSTLLNAMTNSSVLSEDKLFATLDPTSRRMRFPEEREIIISDTVGFIHDLPPELSNAFKATLEELGDSDLLLHVIDISNPEFRTQMEAVETILEDLGLSDIPRILVFNKIDGLPEEARNELLREADADTIYVSAIKGFGLDNLLARIEEKIYSQAEAKLQERRLWEEDAEFEETAEETLV, from the coding sequence ATTAGTAAGCTCAGCGGTAACCTTTCCGGTTTAAAGTCCAACCAGATCCAAAGACTCAAAAAGCTCTCCGAACGGAGAATACGGGAGAATGTGATCGTCACTCCCGAAGTTTCCAGAACACTCACAGAATTATCCCTAGAAATATCAAGACAGATCGGAATCATGATCGATCGAAACGGTTACGTGACTCATGTGATCGTGGGTTCTGACAGTTCCATCGATATCCCTTGGCTGGACAGGATTCGTACGTCCGAAGCCAGGCTTAGAGGCATCCGACTCGTACACAGCCATCTAAAAGACGAGTCCCTGAACCAGGAAGACCTTACGGACTTAGCTTTATTACGTTTGGATTATATAACCGCGGTCACCGTGGACGATAAGGGTCTTCCGAAAGCTTATTATTCCGCTCATGTAAATCCCGAGGACGAGGAAGGCGAACCTTGGACAATTCTTCCTAAAAGGAATCCCGGCCAATTATCGGAAGGAATTCTGGAGGAAATCCAGGAGATAGAAGGCAGAATGGCTCGTTATCGCCGTAATTTAAAAGGCGCACAAAAGGAAAATCGGGCCTTTTTAGTGGGAGTCTATCCGGAGCAAATCAGAGGAAGGCAACCTTCCCAATCTATAGCGGAACTGAAAGAGCTTTGCAGGTCGGCGGGAGTACATGTGGTCGATTCATTCATCCAACGCAAGAATCGTCTGGATCCCGCGACCGTATTAGGAAAAGGTAAATTAGAAGAGATAGTGCTAAAGGCCATTCAAAAACAAGTGGAGGTTCTTGTATTCGATCTGGAGCTTTCTCCCTCCCAGGCCAAAAAAATCTCCGATTACGCCGACCTAAAAGTCATAGATAGGACCCAATTGATCCTGGACATCTTCGCAAGAAACGCCAAGAGCCGAGACGGTAAATTGCAGGTGGAACTCGCGCAATTAAAGTATTTGAAAGGCAGACTCTCGGAATTGGACGATAATATGTCCAGGTTAACCGGAGGAATCGGAGGAAGAGGACCGGGAGAAACCAAACTCGAGATCGGCAAACGTAGAGTAGAAGAAAGAATCTCCCGTCTCGAACAGGAACTTAAGTCCCTAAAGAAAAGAAGAGAAGTCGCAAGAAGACGTCGCAAGAAAAACGAAATCCCGGTTTGCGGCATCGTAGGATATACGAACGCAGGCAAGTCCACCCTTCTGAACGCGATGACAAATTCTTCGGTGCTTTCAGAGGACAAACTCTTCGCTACCTTAGATCCGACTTCGAGAAGAATGAGATTTCCGGAGGAAAGAGAGATCATCATATCGGACACCGTGGGTTTCATACACGATCTTCCTCCCGAACTCTCGAACGCATTCAAGGCCACTTTGGAAGAATTGGGAGACTCTGATCTACTTCTTCATGTGATAGACATATCCAACCCCGAATTCAGAACGCAGATGGAAGCTGTCGAGACGATCTTAGAGGATTTGGGACTTTCGGATATTCCAAGAATATTAGTTTTTAATAAAATTGACGGACTCCCCGAAGAGGCCAGAAACGAACTCTTGAGAGAAGCGGATGCGGATACGATCTATGTTTCCGCAATCAAAGGATTCGGATTGGACAATTTATTGGCTCGCATCGAGGAAAAAATCTATTCCCAAGCGGAAGCGAAATTACAGGAAAGAAGACTCTGGGAAGAGGACGCGGAATTCGAAGAAACTGCCGAAGAAACTTTGGTTTAG
- a CDS encoding HEAT repeat domain-containing protein translates to MHLQLILRLMFSGLFTAWFLMSVSFSLRAQTAADPNSPEVSSPESGTPSDQDLPEKPEPKKSKKAPVDKETKKYNDLFKKGLLAVFEAEARRDLPKLGRFGATHPIPRVRAAAALGIGRLESKSGAKYLHKMIDRDGEQVRQAAYKGLAQIGSPSSLEYFYAGAKSSDREIRVSSFRGMGKTLDPGAREVLLKKGITSDDKEIVKASILGLGYYQVPEDIRTFIDYLNSPDEEFQKAAVEALGRHKTRTSMKILEDSFDQKQNLRVQILDTLTEQKNSFAVFALLRILDAHSDSEAIVSEISARLYKLKAYGKFMTVISGQAPLMKEPYVGASKIRDLESGEVGKVLSKSPVAYIINIDGEKIEDFYYKVLVNTKYKDAFTETVQGWIFGKFIRIRTITAPKPEKKTKRPSILDDVEPTKSQPQADTSDEDTNL, encoded by the coding sequence ATGCATTTGCAATTGATCCTTCGCTTAATGTTCTCCGGGCTTTTTACTGCCTGGTTTCTAATGTCCGTTAGCTTCTCTCTTCGGGCCCAAACCGCAGCGGATCCGAATTCTCCGGAAGTCTCCTCTCCGGAATCAGGGACTCCTTCGGACCAAGATCTTCCCGAAAAACCGGAACCGAAGAAGTCCAAAAAGGCTCCCGTAGACAAGGAAACGAAAAAATACAACGATCTATTCAAGAAAGGACTGCTCGCTGTATTCGAAGCCGAAGCGAGGAGAGATCTTCCGAAATTAGGTAGATTCGGGGCCACTCATCCTATTCCCAGAGTAAGAGCAGCGGCTGCGTTAGGGATAGGACGCTTGGAAAGCAAGTCAGGCGCAAAATATCTCCATAAGATGATCGATCGCGACGGAGAACAGGTAAGGCAAGCGGCCTATAAGGGACTGGCACAGATAGGTTCCCCTTCTTCATTAGAATATTTTTATGCAGGAGCAAAGTCCTCCGATCGAGAGATTCGAGTCTCCTCTTTCCGCGGAATGGGAAAAACCTTGGACCCGGGCGCCCGAGAAGTCCTTCTGAAAAAAGGAATCACTTCCGACGACAAGGAAATCGTGAAGGCTTCCATACTCGGACTGGGATATTATCAGGTTCCGGAAGATATCCGCACTTTTATCGATTATTTGAATTCTCCCGACGAAGAATTCCAGAAGGCGGCGGTCGAGGCCTTGGGCAGACACAAGACTCGCACTTCCATGAAGATACTGGAAGATTCCTTCGATCAGAAGCAAAATCTTAGAGTACAAATTCTGGATACTCTCACCGAGCAGAAGAATTCCTTCGCCGTTTTTGCATTACTGAGGATTTTGGACGCACATTCGGATTCCGAAGCGATCGTTTCGGAAATCAGCGCAAGGCTCTATAAATTAAAAGCGTACGGAAAGTTCATGACCGTAATTTCCGGTCAGGCACCTTTGATGAAGGAACCCTATGTAGGAGCTTCTAAGATTCGCGATTTGGAAAGCGGAGAAGTCGGTAAAGTCTTAAGTAAGAGTCCAGTCGCCTATATTATCAATATCGACGGAGAGAAAATCGAGGACTTCTATTATAAGGTGCTTGTGAATACGAAATACAAGGACGCATTTACCGAAACGGTCCAAGGTTGGATTTTCGGTAAATTTATCCGAATTCGTACGATTACCGCTCCAAAGCCCGAAAAGAAAACCAAACGGCCTTCCATTCTGGACGATGTGGAACCTACGAAATCTCAGCCTCAGGCGGACACTTCGGACGAAGACACGAATCTTTAA
- a CDS encoding inositol monophosphatase family protein — MSISSEILSTFVYASKQAGTAILELFDGKSSFDLKDPMQVLTEADLRSHTILKEILEKEFRGLPLIMEEQQNSEPLPQDYIVCDELDGTALFSRGIGEFGVILAHVEKGRPREGCIYFPASETFLTSSLGGGAFVNGNKILPNKTGTLELSVLSLEINNTFRDDDFAWINRVSKNVLATRALAATGAGFLELLQGKTDLFMNLSGAKVWDFAAGILALEEAGGLALDKSGEPLVWDRIRMSAVMGRNPELVKELYRFRP, encoded by the coding sequence ATGTCTATCAGTTCCGAAATTCTAAGCACATTCGTTTACGCCTCTAAGCAAGCGGGAACCGCGATTCTGGAGTTATTCGACGGTAAATCCAGTTTCGACTTAAAGGATCCCATGCAGGTTCTGACGGAGGCGGACTTGCGTTCTCATACGATCCTGAAGGAAATTTTGGAAAAGGAATTTCGCGGGCTTCCGCTTATCATGGAGGAACAGCAGAATTCGGAGCCTTTGCCCCAGGATTATATCGTTTGCGACGAACTGGACGGAACTGCTCTATTTTCGAGAGGGATCGGAGAATTCGGCGTGATACTCGCTCATGTGGAAAAAGGCAGACCTAGAGAAGGGTGTATCTATTTCCCCGCTTCCGAAACTTTTTTGACTTCTTCTCTCGGCGGTGGCGCTTTCGTGAACGGGAATAAAATTCTCCCGAATAAGACGGGAACTTTGGAATTATCGGTTCTTTCATTAGAAATAAATAATACGTTTCGGGACGACGATTTTGCCTGGATCAATCGAGTCTCCAAGAACGTTCTAGCTACCCGGGCTTTAGCGGCTACGGGAGCGGGCTTTCTGGAACTTCTACAGGGAAAAACGGATTTGTTCATGAATTTGAGCGGTGCCAAGGTTTGGGATTTCGCCGCCGGAATTTTGGCTTTAGAGGAAGCCGGAGGGTTGGCCTTGGATAAGAGCGGAGAGCCCTTGGTTTGGGACCGCATCCGGATGAGCGCGGTGATGGGAAGGAATCCTGAACTGGTAAAGGAACTCTATCGTTTCCGGCCTTGA
- a CDS encoding MgtC/SapB family protein, whose translation MQELLQILESKEISAITVSIRVFLIIVFAGVIGWNREQKNHGAGFRTHILIGLGSTILMFLSIYVPDSDSSATTGDPSRIAAQVVSGVGFLCAGAIIKSGMTIKGLNTAASIWVVSAIGLLVGSGLYFASFLTTVVTLIILIAFDLVEDRYFGKFEYKVLILDLRQKKFHKKGFRDLLVKNKLRLVSESFMQDFQTKKAQIKLTIAVPREFDILKIVDEIRDLSDVTKISIETP comes from the coding sequence ATGCAGGAACTCCTACAAATTCTGGAATCCAAAGAGATCAGCGCCATCACCGTTTCCATCCGAGTGTTCTTGATTATCGTCTTTGCCGGCGTTATCGGTTGGAACCGGGAGCAAAAGAATCACGGTGCGGGTTTCAGAACCCATATCCTGATCGGATTAGGATCCACGATTCTCATGTTTCTCTCCATCTATGTTCCGGATTCGGATTCTTCCGCTACGACGGGAGATCCATCCCGTATCGCCGCCCAAGTGGTATCCGGAGTCGGTTTCCTTTGTGCAGGTGCGATCATTAAATCGGGGATGACCATTAAAGGTTTGAATACGGCTGCCTCTATCTGGGTGGTATCGGCTATCGGATTGCTGGTGGGTTCCGGTTTATACTTCGCTTCTTTTCTTACCACTGTGGTTACTCTCATTATCTTGATCGCATTCGACCTGGTTGAAGATAGGTATTTCGGTAAATTCGAATATAAGGTTCTCATCCTAGATCTAAGGCAGAAGAAATTCCATAAGAAAGGTTTTCGGGACCTTTTGGTCAAAAATAAACTTCGCTTAGTCTCCGAGTCGTTTATGCAGGACTTTCAAACGAAGAAAGCACAGATAAAGCTTACCATTGCGGTACCTAGGGAATTCGACATTCTTAAGATCGTGGACGAGATCCGGGATTTATCGGACGTTACAAAGATAAGCATCGAGACTCCTTAA